A genome region from Marasmius oreades isolate 03SP1 chromosome 5, whole genome shotgun sequence includes the following:
- a CDS encoding uncharacterized protein (MEROPS:MER0011030): MITPRFTCSQTAESVVISIYCPSVRAADVEIHVDKTLVSVHINPYFLRLNLSHSLQEDDASSAQYDPGSGYLTITLTKHVHGQHFEDLDLLAKLLAPRPVLPPKQPIIELLDRDEAAEADLSSQTQELAVDDEEQQELLEAARNDWQLPQEVLEPTPLKLTPQCYYGFLDMYSGYFTNVSYTENEVNELGVDAERCTPEDRRPKRILHEDEKWDSEHYMADFAEDEYIQELIKWRHPHTEGPVDPKFAEKENAMMLNLPRKEYLPSQRQTHNLYLTLLTVLFAYAYDSRTTQHDPTPESAWTLCTLVPAFSALDPGPYTSTVWDPSSAFHREEIAAVFIPSYRRSLSFPLYRSFALAQKCRDDVAKFIARGKRTVLKCLLEMKNILDHHEVYYVYSKIWLDDYCVWIQTHASDEMLSRLASAVETTEIQKTSIGWHLDQIEAIVHNIQIERNMDSDDADSDDE; encoded by the exons ATGATTACACCTCGATTCACCTGTTCTCAGACGGCCGAGTCCGTTGTGATCTCAATTTACTGTCCCTCTGTTCGT GCCGCAGACGTTGAGATCCATGTAGACAAAACCCTCGTTTCTGTTCACATCAACCCATATTTCCTGCGTTTAAATCTCTCGCATTCTTTGCAGGAAGACGACGCTTCCTCAGCTCAATATGATCCTGGCTCTGGATATCTCACCATAACTCTCACAAAACATGTCCATGGACAACACTTTGAAGACCTTGATCTACTTGCGAAATTGCTTGCACCGCGGCCGGTATTGCCTCCGAAACAGCCTATCATTGAGTTACTGGATAGAGATGAAGCGGCCGAAGCGGACCTAAGTTCTCAGACCCAAGAGCTGGCCGTCGATGATGAAGAGCAGCAAGAGCTTCTGGAAG CTGCCCGCAACGATTGGCAACTTCCTCAGGAAGTCCTGGAACCAACCCCGCTCAAGTTGACACCTCAGTGCTACTATGGATTTCTCGATATGTATTCCGGATATTTCACCAACGTGTCTTACACCGAGAACGAGGTGAACGAACTAGGCGTAGACGCAGAGCGATGCACGCCGGAAGACAGACGGCCAAAAAGAATCCTTCACGAGGACGAAAAATGGGACAGTGAACACTATAT GGCGGACTTTGCGGAAGACGAGTATATTCAAGAGTTGATCAAATGGAGGCATCCACATACCGAGGGTCCAGTAGATCCCAAATTCGCTGAAAAAGAGAATGCGATGATGCTAAATCTCCCTAGAAAAGAAT ATCTTCCGAGTCAAAGACAGACACATAATCTCTATCTCACCCTTCTGACGGTTCTGTTCGCATACGCATATGATTCTCGGACAACGCAACATGATCCTACGCCGGAAAGTGCTTGGACATTGTGTACTCTGGTTCCTGCCTTCTCAGCATTAGACCCGGGACCCTATACATCGACCGTATGGGACCCGAGTTCTGCATTCCACAGAGAAGAGATTGCAGCCGTCTTCATCCCAAGTTACCGTCGATCCTTATCGTTTCCTCTCTACCGATCCTTTGCTCTTGCTCAAAAGTGTCGGGATGACGTTGCTAAGTTCATTGCGAGAGGGAAAAGGACCGTCCTTAAATGTCTACTCGAGATGAAAAATATACTTGATCATCATGAAGTCTATTATGTCTACAGCAAGATCTGGTTAGACGACTATTGTGTTTGGATACAAACTCATGCAAG TGACGAGATGCTTTCTCGACTAGCTTCCGCCGTGGAAACGACTGAAATTCAAAAGACATCAATTGGATGGCATCTGGACCAGATAGAGGCGATTGTTCATAACATTCAAATTGAGAGAAATATGGATAGCGACGATGCTGACAGTGATGATGAATGA